Proteins found in one Odocoileus virginianus isolate 20LAN1187 ecotype Illinois chromosome 10, Ovbor_1.2, whole genome shotgun sequence genomic segment:
- the LOC110147406 gene encoding calcitonin gene-related peptide 2: MGFGKSSPFLAFSILVLCQAGSLQATPLRSALETLPDPGALSEKEGRLLLAALVKAYVQRKTNELEQEEEQETEDSSITAQKRSCNTATCVTHRLAGLLSRSGGMVKSNFVPTNVGSEAFGRRRRDLED, translated from the exons ATGGGCTTCGGGAAATCCTCCCCCTTCCTGGCTTTCAGCATCTTGGTCCTGTGCCAGGCAGGCAGTCTCCAGGCGACACCACTCAG GTCAGCTTTGGAGACCCTCCCTGATCCTGGGGCACTCAGTGAGAAGGAAGGGCGCCTCCTGCTGGCCGCACTGGTGAAGGCCTATGTCCAGAGGAAGACCAACGAGCTGGAGcaggaagaggagcaggagacagaggactCCAG CATCACCGCTCAGAAGAGGTCCTGCAACACCGCCACCTGTGTGACCCATCGGCTGGCAGGCTTGCTCAGCAGATCTGGGGGCATGGTGAAGAGCAACTTCGTGCCCACCAATGTGGGCTCTGAAGCCTTCGGCCGGCGCCGCAGGGACCTTGAGGACTGA